A window of Magnolia sinica isolate HGM2019 chromosome 13, MsV1, whole genome shotgun sequence genomic DNA:
ATAATTTGAGTTGAACTTTAAGACCCAAACTCATACCATAGATCCGAATTTTGGACCCAAACCCACTTATATCGGGTTGGGTCCATTAACTTGTCAGGTTGACCCGAGTCCAGGTTGGGTTTATTTTGAGTGGCTCCAACCTCATTCATTTAATAATTTTGCTAGAACTTTTGGACCCAAATTCATACCATGGATCTAATTTTTGGACCTAGACCCACTTATATCGGGTTGGGTCCGTTAACGTGTCAAGTTGACCTAAGTCCAGGTTGGGTTCATTTTGAGTGGTTCCAACATCATTCATTTAGCAATTTGGGTTGGACTTTTGGACCCAAACTCATACCATGGATCCAAATTTTGGACCTAGCCCCACATATATCAGGTCGGGTCCATTAACCTATCAAGTTGACCAGAGTCCAGGTTGGATTCATTTTGAGTGGCTCCAACCTCATTCATTTAATTTTTGGggttgaacttttggacccaaacTCATaccatgaatcttaaaattttggACCTAGACCCACTTATATCGGGTTGGGTTTATTAATCTGTCAAGTTGACATGAGTCCAAGTTGGGTTCATTTTGAATGGTTCCAACCACATTCATTTAACAATTTGGGtgaacttttggacccaaacTCATAACATGGATCCAAATTTTGGATGTAGACATGCTTATATCGGGTTGGGTTCATTAACTTGTCAAGCTGACCCAATCTACCTGTATCGTGCGCgcgcgcagagagagagagagagagagagagagagagagagagagagagagagagagagagagagagagagagctcattgCACTAGTCTTATGGGCTCATCGATTAGGtttgcacatgtgggtcccacagtggcgAACATCCACCTACATCTCTATATTCAAAAACTTATGCATATGAGAATGTGTTTCTTTTTATCCAATGAATGAATTGGCTGAATGTATGGTTTAGGAAACATACTTGGTAGGGCGCATGTGATGAAAGGCCTAGATGTCAGTTAGACAAGTGTCTTCATGCATAGGTCTATAAATGGCGATGGAAGAGTGTTTTCAAATACCTAATACTTCTAGATAAATGAGAAGAATGCTTATTTTAGGAGCAATTGCACAATTTTTTGGGCCGGCCCTTTTAGGAAGTGGCAAGTACAAGATGCTGTTTACACAAGCCATTGATCTAATGACCTCATCATGGACGTGCCATatgccaaaattttcaaataggAAGATTTTATGATGTAGAAGTTGCTTGGATAGAAGAAAAGAAATCATTgccttcttttaaaaaataaccaAGAAAAATCTTAAAACGgataaataaattaatattatTGATGAAAGTACTAACTACTAAGTGTTAGACACACGTGTGCTTATACAAGCAAAAAAAGCCCTAGATTTACTATTTGGCTCAAAATAAGATACTTATTTGAGatagaaattactaaaaatagtaaaaatatgtCTAACTCGATTAAAACTCATAAATAATTTTTATGTTAGTAAAACAAAGACTTTTGACCACAATCAACCTTGTAAagccttaaaaaagaaaaaagaagaaaaaagaagaaaaacttaaTAAAGATAATAAGGGCtcatttggcatctctactaTAATCTAATGAAagcttttcaaataagagctaCTCTACTAAGCTCTTTTTATTCTAACCCTTCTTTTAAATAAGCTCATTaggtaaaatattttttttttaaaaaatacaatttATTATATAAAATAAGCACATTTAGTAAAACATTCAGATAAGAACTTTTTCAAAGGGTAGTTgatgttatttttaaatattataacaATTCTATTACATCGATGTCCGCTATCCACTATGTAGAATCCACATTTGATATATCCcttgtatgggccccacctttaaagtgggttgtccatcatgtgggcggGGCTCGCTtttgatgtccatcatccattgtgtggggtgtaccttttatgtggatcatccatcatgttgtgtCACTTTGGATATTGGTCGCCCATCATGCAAAGACCTTGGATGTGAactgtccattaggtgggacccacttaatgtggattgtccatcacaaggggctacgctttgatgtgggccatcgtCATGTGTCGCTCActtcgtccattatgtgggccaccttgatgtggaccattcattacgTGGGCCCCCCTTCAACGCGGATCATTAATCAtataggcccacctttgatgtcaaccgttcatcatgtgggcccacctttgatgtctaccatccattatgtgctcttacctttgatgtggactgtccatcgagtgtggcccacttaacgtgaatggcccaacatgccacactttgatatgggtcatccatcatgcgaggcccacctttgatgtgaaccgtgtattatgtgggcccaccttgatgtggaccattcatcatgtgaggggcaccttcaatatgggtcgttcaccATGCATGCCCACCTTTGCTATGGATCGtttatcatgtggagcccacctttactATACACCGtttatcatgtggagcccacttgatgtagatagtccatatgtggggccacattttgatgtgggccatccatcatgtgagacccacctttgatgttcaccatccatcatttgggtcctacctttgttgtggaccgtccatcatgtggggcccaaccttcaatatgggtcgcctatcatgtaggcccacctttgatgtcaactttctatcatgtggtcccaccttcaatatccaccatccatcgtgtaggtcccacctttgatgcgggtcatctatcatgtgggattAGGGTTGTATATCGAGctaagtcgagtcgaggtgggccaagcttggcttgactcgtttgTGCTCTCCTCGAACTGAAGCTCAATCTCGAGCTTAcaattggagcttggcttgtttgtcaaactTTTCGAGTTGAGCTCGAGGCGAGTTAATGGAtcgagtcgaggcgagcttacctcgagttgagtcaagcctgctcccaactcaacccaacataGCACCCAATATCCACCCGGCTCAACCCAgcaacttgacccaacccatacCCGATTCAATTTAGCCACCCGATCCAACCTAGCCACtcgacccaactgacccaacccacaCCCGACCCAActctcaaatcaaatattcaaatatatatatatatatatatatatatatatatatatagtcgggatcctctgttatcaggtcaacaggaaattcctgttaccctaatgattcggcgtccgaagctgttttttattatttttatttttttagtgagtggtgacgtgggcCAATGAGAATTAAGGTATCAGGAATTCTccgttgacctgataacagaggatccggactcatatatatatatatatattcaagtcaAACTGAGGTCGAGGTCGAGCTTCGAGcggagttgagttcgagttgagtcgagttaagATCTACTATGATCGAACTcagcttgttttcaaaacgagttgGGTCATATAAAGCTTCGCTCGCTTCGAATCGTTGCTCAAGCCGaatcgagcgagcttttcgagctagtttggctcgtgtacaaccctatgcGGGATTACACttaaatgtgggtcatccatcatgtgaggcccacctctaatgtgaccttgcattatgtgagcccaccttgatgtggagccccaccttcaatatgagttGCTTATCGTTTGAGTTCCCCTGGAGAGATTTTAAAGAAGAGATGAGAGTAAGatagaaattacttaaaaagtttAAGGGCAAACttgtttaaaaaattaataaaaaaatgtcTATCTCTTGATTCAAATAAACATCTCCATCACTTATTTTTCAAgagttttttaattaatttttaaaaggaTAAACTATAAAATTAGGACTTTACCAAGCAGTTGATTTCACCAATGGTTTCACCTCCTATTCACTCTTCTTGGTACTGGAATTGCCACCCAGTAGGAAGTTAATGGAAGTGGAAGCTACgcaaggctcaccatgatgtccgtgagagatccactccacccattagttTAGCAAGCTCACAATGGAAGCGAATGGCCCACCATGCACCACCTACCTTGGTGGTTTTTGAGGTGGCAAACTTCTCTAGGCTCCACCtagatgtgttatatccacactgggtccttactcttgctcaggtggtactctcaggagtttcaacaccgggtcaagggttcaagtacccataggtggtgaaatcccactatgaggtgagtgtgttaaaaaaaaaaaaaacagtaagtgttatatctacactctccatccattttgcgagctcattttaaggtacaagacaaagatgaagcagatccaatcctcaagtggaccacatcataaaagGCTGGGGAGACACTGATGTccatcattgaaaatttcttagggcccaccataatgtttatttgccattcaacttatTGAAAACGTAACCCATacttgggtgaagggaaaacacaaattttaagTTGATCAAAAATTTCTTAAGAGcgtgagaagttttcaatagtaggcgttcaagtggtgtggtcctattttcatttttgggattgtgatctaaaatgatctcaaaatgggtggacggtgtggatataacatatacatcatggggaCCTACAAAACTTTGCGACGTCAGCGCACCACTAAGGTGGGTAGTGTGTCCGTTTCCGCTGCCAGTATAACAAAAACGATGCAGATTCAAAACTATCATCACCACACGACACCCATACAATAAGAATGGAAACACCCACTGCCGGAGCCTTCTACCAgcatatcatgatgtttatatgccatccaaaccgttcataatgttattgtcactgggatgaactgaaaataaaaaatatcatcctTTTCCAAAATtacgtggcccttaagaagttttcaatggtgggtgttcaattcccactatttcatttggcgtggtccacttgagttctggatcttcttcattttaaaATCCCCGCACTATGGTAGCCTcttgaaactgatggacggagtggatttctaacagacatcacggtgggccccacgtttccGCCACAGGAACTGTGGGATGCTTCCCATTTCTTCCTGTGAGTTGGCCCACTTTTGTTTGATTGGCCTTAGGTTTTGGTTCACGTCCTAACACGAGTTGGCtcgagtgatggatggagtggatgccacacaggcatcacggtgggccccacagaactttttGTTGCACGAGTCCCTACAAGAAGCGCGGTAAGGAATTCGCTCCCCTATATCTCCTTCCTGACCGTTAAATGTTTGGCGGGTAACGGCACAAAACCAACtacttttcaaaaatcaaacaatctgatctctctctcacacacactgtCAATGGCATTTGCTTCCCTTccaatctcctcttcttctttctctcccctCCATTTTCTTCCTTCGTCAGATCCTCCATACTCTATCCTCAAAACCCACCCaaccctctctcttctttccaccTCCTCCAAATCCCTCCAAACCCTCAAGCAAATCCACTCCCATTTTATCAAAACTGGCCTCCATCACTCCCCTTTCTCTCTAACCAAGTTACTTGAATCCTGCGCGCTCACCCCGGATCTCCTCTCTTATGCCCTTCTCGTATTCGATTCCATCCAAGAACCCAACCATTTCATCTGGAACACCATCATCCGCGGCCTCGCCCTAGGCCCATCGCCCATCACTGCTGTCCATTTCTACATCCGCATGCTCCTCACTGGGACCCACCCCAATTCTTACACCTTCCCTTTCGTTTTGAAAGCTTGCGCGCAGGCTGCTGCTGCCGCCCGTGAAGGGAAACAGGTCCATGCGCATGTTTTGAAGCTCGGTCTTGAGTCTGATGCCTTTGTGCATACCTCGATGATCAATATGTATGCAAGAAATGGTGAATTGGATGACGCCTATCAGGTGTTTGATTTAAGTTCTATGAGAGATCCGGTTTCTTTCACGGCATTGGTTGCTGGGTATTTTCTATGTGGGTATTTGGATGATGCCCATCAGCTTTTTGATAAGATGCCAGCAAGAGATACTGTGTCATGGAATGCAATGATATCGGGGTATGCCCAGAGTGGACGGTTTGAAGAGGCATTGGATTTCTTCCAGGAGATGTTGAGATCAAAGGTCGAACCTAATGAGAGCACAATGGTTAGTGTCCTTTCTTCTTGTGCCCACACAGGTTCAATTGAATTGGGGAATTGGGTTCGGTCATGGATTGAGAATCATGGGCTTGAATCGAATCTTCGGCTTGTCAATGCTTTTATTGATATGTATGCCAAGTGTGGAGACTTGGAGACAGCTCGTGCGTTTTTTGACGGGATTTGTCGGAGAGACCAAATCTCGTGGAACGTTATGATTGGTGGGTATACTCTTTCCAGCCAGTACAAGGAGGCCTTGGCTCTCTTTAGGGAAATGCAGTTCTCAAATCAGGAGCCCAACGATGTCACGATCTTGAGCATTCTTCCGGCATGCACTCACTTGGGTGCTCTTGATCTTGGCAAATGGATACATGCTTATATAGACAAGAACATGAGTAACACAGCAAATAGTGCTCTCTATACCAGTCTTATTGTCATGTATGCAAAATGCGGCAGTATTGAGTCTGCGCAGCAAGTGTTTAATGCAATGGAAGTTAAAACCTTGGCTTCCTGGAATGCGATGATATCTGGGCTAGCCTTGCATGGGCATGCTGATAAGGCGCTTGCCCTTTTCTCAAGAATGACTGATGAAGAAATCCAACCTGATGATATCACTTTTGTCGGCATTTTGTCAGCTTGTAGCCATGCCGGTATGGTTGAAATGGGCCGTCAATGTTTCAATTCCATGATTCAGGACTATAAAATCTCACCAAAGCTGCATCACTATGGATGTTTGATAGATCTCCTTGGCCGAGCCAGGCTTTTTGATGAGGCCAGGGCGCTTATGAATAAAATGGAGATGAAGCCTGATGGGGCCATCTGGGGATCTCTGCTTGCAGCTTGTCGGGTTCACAGCAACGTCGAATTGGCAGAATATGTCGCCGATCACCTTCTTGAATTGGAACCTGAAAATCCGGGTGTTTACATTCTTTTATCCAATATTTATGCAGGAGCTGGTAGATGGGAGGATGTGGCGAAGATAAGAACTAGACTAAATGATAAGGGAACGAAGAAAGAGCCCGGATGCACCTCCATTGAGGTGGGCAGCACAGTTCATGAATTTCTAGTGGGCGATAGAGTACATCCACAGAGCGATGATATATATGAAATGTTAGAGGAAATCGATAAGTTGTTGGAGTTGGCGGGTCACGTGCCAGATACCTCGGAAATATCTTATGACATAGAGGAGTGGAGAGAAGGGGGAATGTGTCATCACAGCGAGAAGCTAGCTATTGCTTTTGGGTTGATCAGTACTAGCCCAGGGACGACGATTCGGATAGTGAAGAACCTTCGTGTATGTGGGAATTGCCATTCAGAAGCAAAGTTCATCTCGAAGATCTTCAATCGGGAGATTATTGCCAGAGACCGTAATCGTTTCCACCATTTCAAGGATGGTGTGTGTTCGTGCATGGACTACTGGTGAATTGCACATGTTTCTCTGATATTGTAATGTAACAGAGTCGGAGAAGATTAATATACTGTGGTAGATGACATGTCTACCCAAACAGAACGCCACAGATAATGTTGTGATATGGATAACGAAGCCTTTCAATTGCCTCTTGCACTTTCCAATCAATGCAGCCTGTGTGACTGTGAGTAGACTTCTATGTATCCATACATGCATAAACACACCCATGAAGTATTGAAGAAAGTGTGCACGAAAACATTAATATTGTACACTtggattcagtgatccaaaccactaTTTGGTTGAAAATCAAGGTATCAGATGGTAACCATTGATCAATGGCCTGAGAAAAGTATAGTTtcgtacccaaaaaaaaaaaaaaacactatcaTCTATTCATTAGTTATATCATGGCCAGTTTTTCTAGAATACATTGCAAGCTTATCATGGGTACTGTAGCTTGTCTTATGTGGTAGAATGGTACTGGTTTACAAGGTTCAAAGGCTACAAGAATGCTTGGATTAGCTTCTTCAACCCATTGGAATTTGAACGTAACGGGCGGAATCGTGTTACCATTGTATGATATTAGCAACCAATTCAAAAACTTAATCAATTGTATTGTTTTCTATGATTTGCTTGATTGTATATGCCTCCCAACTGATTCACACCTGTGGTAGTAAGACAAATGTCACTAATgtaagttgtgtttggatgcgtTATTGAATCAAATTGTAATAATTAgttcaataaagtggaaatgaccacCCAAACCGAAATTACCCTCCAGTTTTCATACTCCCGATCTTGTTCAAATCAACACAAAGCAATGTAACTAGTCAACACACTGCAACGTAATGGAAAA
This region includes:
- the LOC131224161 gene encoding pentatricopeptide repeat-containing protein At1g08070, chloroplastic; the protein is MGWVWVAKVLVHVLTRVGSSDGWSGCHTGITVGPTELFVARVPTRSAVRNSLPYISFLTVKCLAGNGTKPTTFQKSNNLISLSHTLSMAFASLPISSSSFSPLHFLPSSDPPYSILKTHPTLSLLSTSSKSLQTLKQIHSHFIKTGLHHSPFSLTKLLESCALTPDLLSYALLVFDSIQEPNHFIWNTIIRGLALGPSPITAVHFYIRMLLTGTHPNSYTFPFVLKACAQAAAAAREGKQVHAHVLKLGLESDAFVHTSMINMYARNGELDDAYQVFDLSSMRDPVSFTALVAGYFLCGYLDDAHQLFDKMPARDTVSWNAMISGYAQSGRFEEALDFFQEMLRSKVEPNESTMVSVLSSCAHTGSIELGNWVRSWIENHGLESNLRLVNAFIDMYAKCGDLETARAFFDGICRRDQISWNVMIGGYTLSSQYKEALALFREMQFSNQEPNDVTILSILPACTHLGALDLGKWIHAYIDKNMSNTANSALYTSLIVMYAKCGSIESAQQVFNAMEVKTLASWNAMISGLALHGHADKALALFSRMTDEEIQPDDITFVGILSACSHAGMVEMGRQCFNSMIQDYKISPKLHHYGCLIDLLGRARLFDEARALMNKMEMKPDGAIWGSLLAACRVHSNVELAEYVADHLLELEPENPGVYILLSNIYAGAGRWEDVAKIRTRLNDKGTKKEPGCTSIEVGSTVHEFLVGDRVHPQSDDIYEMLEEIDKLLELAGHVPDTSEISYDIEEWREGGMCHHSEKLAIAFGLISTSPGTTIRIVKNLRVCGNCHSEAKFISKIFNREIIARDRNRFHHFKDGVCSCMDYW